The genomic window GGGGCTGAGTCCCACCTGCTCACAGGACGCGTGCTGCTGGGGCACCTTGCCCGTCCTGACTCCTACCTgactcctgagcagcagccccacCAGCTCTTTCCCGGAAAGCCTGCGTGAGGAAGAATGAAACCAAGATTTCATTATTGCCAAGGAAGTCCCATAGCTCGTGGCAGTCAGCAATTCCTGCCGCCCCTCTTCCCTTTGTCTCGGCCTCCTCGGCGAGACTGTCGAGCTCACCGAGCAGCACAAAGCTAACAAGAAGAGAAACCAAAAACAACTCTGTATTTCCCGATTCTTTAGCATTCCGTCTCAAGAACAAAGCCGAAACGAGCCAGGAAACCACCAAGCCCTTTGCAAATAAAGCCAGCCCTTAGACAAAGGCCTTGACAGGAGTTTGCTGCTGCCTCTCACGACATGGATGTTTCCTGCCTGGCTGCCCAAGGTTATTCCCTCCCTGGCAAAGTCTGCACAAGGTGCTGCACCCTGGGCAAAGCAGCGCTGGAGAAATGTCCGAGTGGAGCAGGGGGGCCGAGGCGTGCACCCCACACTGCATCGGGACGTGGGGAGCAGAGGATGGCGTTCCCCAGCTCAGCAGACACCCACGGCGAGCAGGGATGTTCTGGCAGGCAgccctccagctcccagcacagcacttcAGTAAGACCAAGTCGGGAGACCGGGGCAAGCCGTGAACCCAAACCTAAGACCGCGGCGTTTCCCAAGGACATGAGAGCTCTGGGAGCGGTTTGGGCAAGATCTGGCCCCACATTTTTTTGTGGGCCAAGCTGGCGATGCTGTTTTAAGGTGCTTGGCTGCCTTCCCTAAGCACGGGTTTGGTTATCGGGCTCCTTTAGCCCCGTGTCCCTGTATGAGTCCTGCGAGCAGGGGACACTCCGAGCCTGGCTGGCTGGGGGAGCACAGAAGAAACACTCACTCCAAAATATCACAGAGGCATATGGGAGGGTGAGGGGAAATCTTTCTCAGCCTAGTCACATGAAGCCAGAAACCGAGGCTGAGGAGCTCGAAATGAGGAGCTCAGAATTTTGGAGGTTTCAGATCTGATCCAACAAACCACCCAAGCATGCTCGCACCTAAGAGACTTAATACCTTAAATGTCAGTGTCTGCTCCTGGTGGAGATCTCGCTGGTTATTTTCACACAGGGGAAGGCTCCAGAGTCATTGTGAAAGCACAGGAAGATGAGGGTGGGCAGTCACAGGCTGGGGTACAGCAGAAGCAGTCATGGATGTGAAGCCTGGGAGATTCTGCTTCGTCAgctctcctctcctgctgcagaaCCACCCTCCCACAGCACCGCTCTGCTCCTCGCGGAGACAGCCAGCCCAGGGCTGCCTTTGGCAAAAAGAAACAAGGccaaaaaaaagccatcaagGTGGCTAAAGTAGAAGAGAAGGGCTCATCTGCTGAAGAGCCGACGTCCCAGCCAagctgccagcccctgcaggTGCCCGTGACACGCCGGCATTGATGGTCAGGCGGTGGAACAAATAACAAGATTAGCAGAAGCCAGGAGCAGGACCAGCTGCTGCCATTACTGCTGAAAACACCCGCTGCTGCCGCTTCCCTCGGCACTTCCACAGCGAGGTTAGGTGGGAACAGAACCAAAAAGTTCTCTTTGATGTCAGAAGCAGAAAGTCCCTAATGAAAGCACTTACGTCGGGGAACTGCGGCCTGACCTCCACCCCTCCCGCAGGGGCAGCCAAATGCTTTCAGCAAACACCTTGCAGCTGCTCCCACCGCACAGCCGCTCAGACGCTCAGCCCACGGGCGCTGGCTGATGGCCGAAACGTGGGGAAATGGGGCAGCAGAGGGACAACACGGCCAAGCTGAGCCCCTACGGGACCGGCTGCACCGTTAGGCTGAGCGCTGAGGCTGTGACGGGTGCTGGGACAGGAGCAGGGACCCCAAGGGAGGACCGCGGGGAGCAGGCAGGTGGGAGGCAGCTCGCTGCAACTTGCTCGTAAAGAGCACAATCTGTTGAGCTCCAGCAAGTCGGTGCCTCGCTCAAGCTGCTTTCTCAGCAAGAATCAGCATCTCCCAGTCCTTCCAGTTCTGCCTCATACCCAGTTTAGggctccagctgctggaggggccGGGACAGGCTCAGACAGACCTCACgccacctcctgcagcctccccccGGGCTGAGGCTGAGCTTCCCCTGCACACAGCACCGCTTtcagctgggggctggggggcaggaggCGCTCAGCAATCGGAGCAGGCGAGGAGGCAGCGCTCACCTGGCTgccggggagctggggatgaGGCACTCGCAGCTCCTGCTCGCCTCTTCCAAGAGCCTCCCGCATCAAAGTCCTTCCCCCTCCATCAGCAGCCCCGCAGGGGCCAGGCAGAGCCTCTCTAAATGCGCCTGGCTGCCGAACATTTCTATTCTAGGCAGGGACAGGCAAGATGAGGGAAGCGAAGCACACGCATCAGTCGGGTGCGAACGACATCAGTGCCAAGTTCTCTGCTATGTAGCCGTTTCAGGCAGGGAACGCGTCTGATGTGGTGCTCCAAGCCAAGTAACATGATTTGCGAAAGAAATAGAAATCCTCTTTATGCAAAACCTCCAGGCGATTCTCAGCTATCTGGGAACACGGGGGAAAGCAGGAACAGCCCGTATAATGGAAAGAAGCTGCTTTATACAAAGCCTTGGTCAAAGAGATCAAATCATAATAGCAAGGGAAGATAAAGGAATAAAGTGGGGACACCAACAGCCCCGAGCTGTTCCCAGTCTGTGCTGAGAACTGACAGGGCACAGCCTAGCAAACAAGCCAGCCCCAGTCCCAAAGCAACTCGTGCACGGGTCTGGGGGCTTCAGGacacccagctccagcaccgCCGCGACAGCTGTGATACAGCTAATCCCCAGCTCGCCTCAGGAGGATTCGGGGCTGACAGCAGGGCTCATCTCACAGCGGGAAAGGGCGGGAGGATGCCGGGCACATGCCACCCATTCCAGCAAAGCAAAGCGTGAAGGCACCAGGGATGGGAACCAGTTAATCTGTTCTTGTCCACGTGAAGTCACAGCCATCCCCTGGAGGGGGTTCCCGAGGCAGGTGGTGAGAGCCGTGTCCAGGAAGGGTGTATCGAGGCAGGAAAGCCACCTGACCTTACGATAGCCATCAGATCTTATCGCCTGCACGTTGAAAAACAAAGCCAGTCCCTCCCTCCTGGGAGGTTTAATCCTCTAGCTGGGATTAAATCTATCAGTTGATAAGCTGTCCTGGAGAGAATGATCCAGCATGGCTGGTGATAGCTGACACTATCAGCAAACAATGACAGCACTTGGAAATTAGAGCCATGCAGGTGGCCGGAAGGTAATggattgttttctgctttcagccTCCCTCTTGCCATATTGCAGCATTTGGGGCAGACCAGTTCCCATTTCCACGCCTTATTAACCTTGATGGTACAAGCAGAGCCAAGCCAGGTCTGCCTCTGGCTCCAGCATCTCAGTTCCCATTAGCTAATTACAGGCAAGATCGTTTGATTGCCTTTGCACTGCAGGTCCTGGGTGCCTCGAACGGGGCACCAGGGATTAGAAGCCACTTTGGAAACACCAGCTGCAGCCCCGCAGAGTAACCTGGGGTGTCAGAAACAACGCACCTCTCCCAGGCAGCACCTGCCTCAACCCTCTGCTGGTCACGTTCCTGCTGTCACCTGCTGGTGGCCGTGAACTCCTGCACCACAGCGCCGTGCAGGACTGTACCAGCCACCACCAGAGAGCTGAGAACAGCTGACACCAGCTGAGAACAGAGGCTTGTGCCGAAAAGGAGATGCGATGCTCCTTTGTGGCACTTCTCTGAGAGCACCCGTAGCACAATTAGTTTTTACAGGCCTAACTCACAGGAGGAGGGCTGCAGGTTAAGCCTCACGCCCAGCACAACGTTCTCTTAGTAACTAAGGGACACAGAGGAGGCGTTTTGCTCTGTAAGGGGAGTGCCCTCTGCCGACACAGCCACCCTACAACAGGCAGATCCATACTGCAGCCAGGCTGCAACAAGCACACCCCCCCGGGATGGATGACAACCCAAAACACGAGGCAGGTGAACACAGTCCCTTTAATGCAGTCAGACACAGGGGAACCACAAGGACAGAACGAGACAAGACCGAGGCACGCCAGGCAGGCAGGGATcacacagcaggcagggggGGGTGTTGCCAGACCAGAGCATCCCCCAGCACACGAGAGCTGCCCCTGagtgctgagcagagctctGAGGTCTCATCTCTGGCGGGCAGAACAGGGAGAAGGGGGAGACCAGAGGGAGGTTACCAGTGGAGCTGGAGGATGCAGCCTCAGTGCTCTCAGCCAGGGTCGCACAGCCCACCTGTGAGGACAGGAGctgagccccagcagctcccagccccggcgcagagcagagctgtggggcCGAGTCCCAGGGCGAGGAACGTCACGGTGCCACACACCGGTCCTGCCCAAAGCTAGGGAGCCCCACCAGCAAAGATGAGCTCCAGGGCAGCCTGGATGTCCCCTCCAGTGGCCTGCAGGGCCCGGAGGCTCAGCTCATCATCGTGTATGCCCATGTCtcgcagctgctgcagctggggttGCCACTGGCTCTACGGACAGGAAACAAAAGAAGCCAAGGGTAGGTGCAAGAGGCCAAGCAGTAACACGACAGccttccccacagccccctctgCCACGCCGGATTCTCCCACCTCTCTGACTCACAAGTGCataccccaaatcccccagccCATCCCTCCCATCCCACTCAGCCCTTTAACATCGCTCTGCTGCGCCTCCTCCAAGctcttcttcccttccagcTCACTGTCCTGCCACAGAAGGCAGCTGGAAAAACCACCTCCACCCCGCAGCACCCAACGCCACGCAGAGCTTTCACGGGTCCCCAGAAGAAGAGGCTGAGCCACTGACCTGCAGGCTGGGCTGCCCCGAGGCCTGCAGGGCATGCTGCAAGGCCTGGCTGAAGAGGTCGTTGGTGATGGGTGTCCCCGACTGGACGCTGGATGACATCGGGGAGGTCCCAGAGGAGTGACCCTAGGAGGAGATGAGGTGTGCAGGGGTCAGGGGGGCGCTCCCCCAGCCCAACTGGAGGAGACCCCAGACCGAGAGGGCTCCCGGAGCTGAGCAGGGCTCCCTCTGCAGTGCAGGACACCCCCAGCTGCTGTACCTGGGTGCCAGGGGTAGGCGTGTGGGAGCTGCTCTCCGGGGTGCTGGCCAGTGCCAGCGCTGTCGCCAGCTCGCTCTGGGTGATGGGCctgggccctgcagcccccgagTAGCCGAGGGAAGCCGGGCGGGAGCCAGAGGTGCTGCTGGACGGCGTTGACCTCGTGCTCTGCAAGGAGAGAAAAGCACCTCTGGTGTCAGTGCCCGTGTCTCACTAAGGCCTAGCTCGTGTGCTTATTCCCAGGGACCTCCTCTCTACTGTATTCAAAATTCAAACGTGGAACTTGTTAAAAGAAGCACACCGGGCGATCAGCCgtgtttttttccaaacccAACTACTCTAAAGCTGCTGAACTGGCTATAAGCCTTTTAATATTTCATCcatcagctgaaaaacaaaagatattTATCTTCCCAACACCACCGTGAGGCAGAGGATCTCGCGCTGTTCTTGAGATAAGAGAGAAAACCTTTAAAGTCTTTAAGAGCTACCTGTTAAACCCATAAAGCAAGCCCAAAACAGCTGCCCCACCTGACCTGGCCTGCCAATTACCTGGTGAAAGTCATCTTCGTCATCGGAGAGACCTTCAAACAGGAAGCCACCTGCAAGAGAAGGAAGAATCACCAGATGCAGAGAACTAGGTGCTGGCAGGAACTGGGCACCAAATTAGAATCCCACAGAGGCCTTGGCCACAGGAccaggctcagccccagctAAGGCACTGGTTAAGCCCCTAATTTGTGCAAAACAGAGCTCACAGCACCCTGCTACCCACAGAGATTACACGTGTGTGGCCAGGAGAGGCTCTGAGGTTGCCCTGGCTGAGATCAGCCTTTGTCGACACAACCCAGCAAACCACAACACACGCTCCTCCTTGCTCAGGAGCCCAAACTTCTTTTGCCTCCAGCCCGGGGAAGGCTCTGCATCAGCCCCAGCAAGGATTTCCCTGCAGACGAAGCCTGCAGGCTGCACACACCTGGCATGTCACGGTAGGAGCTGGAGGACATGCCTCGGGAGGATGTCTccggggcggggagcggggtgCTGCCCGCCACCGAGTGCAGCACCAGCACGATGGCGTTCACCAGGGCAGGGTGAGCTGGGATTAGcctggagggagagggggaaaataaatcacatacATGAGGGGGctgagaaagcagcagcttgATACTAGCAAAGAAATTTATAAAGCCAACACCACTTCAGATGCTGACTGTGGCTGCCCAGCAGCAAAATGCTCCCCGTTTGGGTGGGAAAAGTACTAAACAGGAGCACAACAAATGCACAGCCCAGTCACTGCACCAGCTTACGTGTCCAGCATGTTGGGGTCTGCAAACACTGAGAAGAGATCCTTGTCCTGCAGCACTCCTGGGAGGGACCAGGAGACATGACCAGTACGAGACAGGATACAAATCCACAGGAGCCGGTTAAAtcatgggaagaaaacaaattaattgtTTTTCAGGAAGCGAGTGAGTCACAAAGAGACACAGTAAGCACCCTATTATTGTTCTCTGAAACCTTTTGTGCCTTCCTAGAGAGAGGCTGAATCACAGCCACACCCCCGGGATGGGGCTTCCCTAGCAGGATCAACCCTGGCACCCAGCTGGCTGCGAGAAGTTGTGACCCCATCCCATACGTCAGGAATTAAACACTCTTTAAGAGTTTATTTTAGTGCTTGAAttaaagtgtttgttttatACTGAAGCCATCTTTATCTGGCTTCCTTCAGACCCTCTGGGTGACGTCTGGACTCACCCAAAGCAACTGGGTCACTGCTGAGGCCAGGAGTAGCCACGATGATCTGATCCAGCGACTCCTTGTTCCCCAGCATTTTGAAGACCTGCCAGAGAAATCAGAAGggatcagcagcagcatgcaacAAGGCCCCACTCAGGGCCTTTCTTCAGTGAGGAAGACAGACAAAAGGCAGCCAGACAAATTGTGCAGCCTCGCTCACCGCATCTCTGTAGGCAGGGCTGCTGTGCAGGGCAGTGTGAAGCACCCGGAACTCCCGAACTGCTGCCACCTTATCCACGGGCTCTGAGAGAGGAAAGACAGCAGTCCCAGCTCCCAGGcatgcaaaaatatataaatgtaccTTCCTACATGCACAGGAGGAAGCGTATTAAGGTAACGGCCCTAAATTAACACAATTCATTCTACAATTAG from Anas platyrhynchos isolate ZD024472 breed Pekin duck chromosome 11, IASCAAS_PekinDuck_T2T, whole genome shotgun sequence includes these protein-coding regions:
- the UBL7 gene encoding ubiquitin-like protein 7 produces the protein MALPEWHIAVKLADQPLAPKSILRLPETELGECPLGGCSISCLKQLITGRLQESVPDPELIDLIYCGRKLRDDQTLDFYGIQSGSTVHVLRKSWPEPDQKPEPVDKVAAVREFRVLHTALHSSPAYRDAVFKMLGNKESLDQIIVATPGLSSDPVALGVLQDKDLFSVFADPNMLDTLIPAHPALVNAIVLVLHSVAGSTPLPAPETSSRGMSSSSYRDMPGGFLFEGLSDDEDDFHQSTRSTPSSSTSGSRPASLGYSGAAGPRPITQSELATALALASTPESSSHTPTPGTQGHSSGTSPMSSSVQSGTPITNDLFSQALQHALQASGQPSLQSQWQPQLQQLRDMGIHDDELSLRALQATGGDIQAALELIFAGGAP